The sequence GGGAAGTTAGTGGTACTTTCTAAGCATTGTCTGAGGAGAGGACAGGAGCCCTGCTGTAGCCGATTACACTGCTGACTTTCCGGAGACCCGCTGCAAGGGTGGGGTCTCCCTTGGCGCCCTGCCGTTTCGGTGGCGCTGCCTCCCTGCCCTGCGTAGGGCAGCCCTTGGCCTGAGCAGCAGTCTCTGCGTGGGGTAACAGGGAGGCCTGCATCGGGCTGGATCTGGATCGTCACGTGGGGGGTATTTTCCAGCCCTCTGGGAAACACTGTTTATCAGAACATTAAATTGGCCCTATGTCCTGAACAGCCTGACGGAAGTTCTTCTGTGCTTGACTGATAGTCAGATTAGACAAATATGCTCTTGTCCTTAGATCTGCTTTAGCTTTTTAACAAGGTGGAGCATTTTGTGATCAAGAAATGAATGTATTTGGGTTTGTGGACTGTCAGAAGCATCCTAAACTTGAACTTTGTGTTTTATAAAGAATCAAGGGGAacaatatatgtaatattttaattccGTAAGACGTTTTCATTCTCTTGAGGCTCCCCTGACCgtgaattaagtgagataatgtgtGTGAAAATGGTTCATCACAGGAGTGTTAGGATGGTTACTGTAACCAACCAAGGGTGTGGAGTCGAATTCCAGCGTTGTGACTGATTGGCTCTCTGAATGCGGATACAGTTGTTTGAACCCATTTCTTTGCGCTGTTGAAGCGGCAGTGACATTCAGGGGGTGAGGCTGCGTGGATTCAGTGGCAGTTCTGTCACTTACATACAGATCTGGCCCAGGGCACTTTGCATCTGGGCCTCAGTCACATCATCGGTTCAGTGGGGACAGTAGTAGTTGCAGCTTCATGGGTTTGCTGGGGGGATGAAGTGAGTTAATGCATATGAAGTGCTGAAGCAGCGCTCAACACCTGGTGCTCAAAAACGTGAACTGTCACTGTTAGTTGTCAttaatcatctttatttcttttctctttgtgcaAGCAGTCCATGTTCattgttgaaaaattaaaatatagaaaggaaaaagaacgtACAATTACAAACATGTCAGTTACTGTTgacatgtctctgtgtgtgtatatatctgtgtctatctatctatctaaaactcctttctgctcttttcaaaaacatttatgcATTTAAGATAGGGAATCATATTGTATACACTTCCTGCTTTTTTCTATAATTGATCTTCTCTTCAATTATTGGTGTAAGACGGCAGTTCTTATTAGGGATGGTACCAAATAATATGAGATCACTCACTGTAACTCAGCCCTGGGAAGCAAGCTTTTCCTGTTAGTATGTGTTTCTAGGGTTGGTGAATCTAAAACGCTTACCTCACACTACAGTTCACTTTAACATATGAACAACTGTAAGTGTTCAGCTTGACTTGTTCATGGAAATAGACTATTTAAAAATGATTGCATGTCTCTAATTTAATACATTCCAATTACAAGTGCATTACAGTGTCTCTTAAGACAGCTAACAtatttcctctcttcccccagctTTATTTGGATCAGAATCTACTCAACTGCCTTTTCACCTAAACGATCTAATTGGAAAGTTAATTCAGTAGAGAAGACAGCCGTGTCTATGAACTCACTGTCAGCTGGGGATAAAGAAGCTGGATATTGGAAGAAAGAATATATTACAAAACAAATAGCGTCTGTAAAAGCAGCTCTAGCTCAGGTTCTCAAACCTCTCCACCCTTACACAGGCCTCCCAGTTAAGACCAAAGAGGCCCTCAGGTAGGCAGGCGTGGCTTCTTGGGGGTGGGCGTGTGGTGGTCATGAGAGGGCCGTTAAACACTGAGATGCACCATCACCTTAAAGAAGAAGGGTGGTGTAAGTTCCAAGTATTGTGTGTATGGGACCGATGTGTGGTTTGTATTGTGAGGGACTGTTGGATATTTTGTGCTTTTGTGTATCTATAAAATACATAGTATTTTCCTATGCGTATATTTGGTTCAGAGGTTTTATGAAAAGCAGAAGCAGCCTGGTCGTCAGCTGTAGTAAAGCAGGAGATTCATTCAAGACATCCCTCCATGGGCAGAGCCCTTCGTGTTCTTTATCTATGTGTCACCAGTTCCTGGAACAGAGCAGCTGTTCCGTGAGTGTTTGTTAGGTGAGGAGATAAGTCCTAAGAGAACTGTTGTGACTTGAAAATTTATGTCGAGCGTGTTCTAGGAACTTTGGCTTTGGCCTTTAGGGTACCAGGTGCTTTAGAGTTGACGTGTGATAGACtgcagttcttttgttttttgtgtttttttttgctgctaggcagacatttttgtttgcttttctttcttcaggaTATCTGGTTTAGGTTGGGTAAttatattgaaagaaaataatggaaaagaacacatCCTGGACCACGTTGATCTTTCCTTCAATGATTCATCAGTCACGGCCATGTGGTATGGCAAAGACTGGCCACGTCTTGTCACACTGTCGACCTTAGATTTGTGTGGGGTGACGCCAGTGTTTCTGAACCGGTCTCAAACCCCCATGAAAAACGGGTAAGTACTAATCAGCAGAACCTCTGGGTGAGGACATCGTATATGTAAGTGCCAGTTGGCCTtccttttgtcattaaaaaataccagtggtaaCTTGATTGCATCTTAAAGCCCTCCTTTCATTCTGGATCACTATCATATCGGAAAAGCAGGGGTTTCTCACACTGATGACAGCCTGAGCTTAGGCTCCTCATACCTTGGTTATCTATAACTTAGGGAATGATATTCTCATAATAATTTCCCGGATGACAGATGGCCGGCCTTTGGAAGTTTTTAGTTTTAACCATGTTAACACAAAGATATATAAAGctattatattttccttctttagtaAGGGATACAGTAATCATAGTTTAAACACTAGATCAtaaagtcattaattttttttatgtgcTTCTGTGTTGAACTTGGCTAGATTTGCAGTCTTGTGCAGGTGACTTTTCTGTGCCTCTcttttctcgtctgtaaaatggggtgatgaCAGTCGTGATGTAGGGTTCAGCATGCGTGGCTGCTGTGAAGAAGAGCGAAACACTTCATCATCAAATGCATAAATCAGATGCGTGTGTGTCGTATTGCTGATGCTTACTGAGTACTTATTATTATTCTGTCATGAGATGGCTTTGCCCTGGGTTCATACTCATTATCAGGCTTTTGCTTTTCCCAAGAACTCTCTCATGCTCACTTTTCTCACCACTAGTTGTTTTCTTCCAAAAGCTGGACTGTGGCACACATAGCACCCTGACCTCCTGACATAAAATGTATGGAAACGCGAAGGTAGCTGCCTTCTCCTTCTCCAGTGTTGGTTTCCTGCCCCCggctgcctccttccctctttcaggCCCCTGTGACCTTGCAGGGCATCTGCGGGCGTTGTTCTTACCGCCTTGTGAGCTGCAGCCCCACCGCGGGCTTCTCTCCCAGCCCTTGCCATGGAAGGTGTTGAGATCTCGCTTTAGGGTCTGCATCTCCACAGAAGAACCACCTTCTTTCCTGGTTCCCCTGCGTACAGACACATTTGAATGGTACCTTTATTTGCATAAATCTCTGAAATTCTATATGGTGTCATGACGGACCCCAGAATTTTTCTAATGCGGTCTTTAGGTTTTATGCACCATGAAATTATATTTGGAGAATGAGTCTGCAACCTCTGTACTAGTTTGAACACTATGTTATTTGATATCATGAGATATTGTTTACAGGGATTAGGACAGAATTGTTGACATCAATTAAATGATCATGAAAGTTCATAAATGGATAGTGTTGAATTGTAAAGCTCAGTTAAAGATACtgtgttcctgggcttccctggtggtgcagtggttgggaatccgcctgctgatgcaggggacacgggttcgtgccccggtccgggaagatcccacatgccgcggagcggctgggcctgtgagccatggctgctgagcctgtgcgtccggagcctgtgctctgcagtgggagaggccacgacagtgagaggcccgcataccgcaaaaaaaaaaaaaaaaaaaagatactgtgtTCCTGAAATTGTCATCCAGGTCAGGAATACTAGATACTGCACAGTGACAGAAATGCCAAAATTCATTgggaaaattcattttatttaatttatatacattaaaacTCAATGGACTTCAGACCGCACTTGATAAACAGTGGTGAGCAAACCCTGAAAGTGTTTTTCAGGAATCTCTTTTGATTGGCACTTTTATCGCAAGTTTGTGAGCAGATGCTTTCGTCGTGCGGAAACAAGTCCTCGTGCGCGTCTGTGTGACAGCAGAGGAGAGACTCACTGATTCTGATTTGGGTCTTTCTTGTTTCCTccgtgagacttttttttttaaaacagtgaaagcCTTATCTATGTAATTTGCAGTTTGTGTGTCCCTGTCATGTGTGCCTTCCCGGTCGGACACGTTGCGCTGTCACTGTGGCCAGCGTTTTCCATTCTGCAGGTGACGCCCTGCGTCCCGAACTTCTGAGAAACGTGGGGTAGATGTCAGCCTTCGTTTCTGCACCAGGACGGACCTGTGAGGCCAAGGCAAGGGGAGACCAGCCTGTTCTCCGTGGAGGCCGTCCAGCTGGTCTGCAGCCTCGCGTCTGAGGTGCGGGCTTCGGGCACGCTGAGGGCTGTTCTCCCAGCCCCGGCGCCTCGTGGCCACGCTCATGGTGCCACAGCCATGGCTGCGGCGGCGTGCGCTCTGGGGAGGTTCTCTCGTTCCATTTCCCTCCTCGAAGGTGGGGCCGTCTCCCTGGACACAGGTGAAGGTCACGCTGAGGCGGTCTGTAGGGCTGAAGCTAAGGTTTCAGCTCCGGTTCCCAACCTGGCGTTCAGCTTCCCCCGAGTCTGCTCTCCCGTGCTGAGCATATTTTTAGGTTCTCCCTCACGCGCACGCTCACCGAACGCCTCTCCCTGACCAGTGTAGTTCTCAGCGCGAGAAGCTCTCTGAGTGAGGGGCCAGGATGGTCTGGCAGCCAGGCATCTGGTTTCCACGCTTACAGCCCCCTCTGCTTTGAGACAGCGCACGGCGGAATGCCTTGGCTTTGAACTTCTGCTTAACGAACAGTTGAATACCTGTCACCTGCTGGTGTGTGTCGTAGGTGCTGGAGGCGCACCCTTGGCGCCAGCTCCTTGGAGACTTTCCTCTGGTGCTGAGCTGTGCTAATTGACCACTGAGATTGCCTCTCCCTCAGGGTTTCCTGAATTGCCTGGGAATGACAGACCTCTCCGCCTACCATGATAGAGCAGATAGAATGCttcattctgttgattttacGTGTCATGAACAGTAGGGCTGAGTTGTGTTTTCTTACACATTTGAGTTACTTACTCTTAGACGCTAATTCTAATCCAGTTCATGCTGTATCTCCTTCATGAAAACACTCAGGATTttggtttaaatttattttccgaCGTTACAGTTTTCACTGTCTCTGAGCTATTCTTGATAATAACTTTAGAAGGTTAACCTGCTTTCAGGCAGCCTACTAGACCCCCTACTTTTTTGTCATTTGAGGGATTTCATCTTTGCTTATGCATCCCATACATTGAGAATCTATTGCTGATTGTAGCGTTGTGCTGGGTTTTGAGGGGAAGAGGATAGAAGACAgttcttcctctccctcacctgTGTGATTCTTCAGCTCACTGCTGACGGGGCCATAGAGTTGACAGtaagagtgggggtggggagaataaGATAGACGGTAAGAAATTTGGACTTATccattttgccttttatttatacAAGTTGTTTCTCCTCATTAGCAATGTGTGCATGATTGGCATGTTCTTAATAGTCTTTTTAGGTGTGCCAAAGAGAATCGACAACATGGGGGAAGCCAGagctcatttttctctctcctttctttggcATGATGTTCAAAGACCTCGGTGGCATTCTTTAATTGCAAAGTACAACCTGAGTCACTTAACCGAGTCCACCATGCTTGGCTGTGATAGGCTGATCCGGATCTTCTGCCTGCACCCGGGCCTTGTGGTGGGGCTCTGGAAGGTAAGCCCAGCCTGTACCTGCCACGTTTGCTCCGTCGTGCATGGGGTCAAGGGTTAAGTCCTTTAGATGTTCAGCGACTGCACCCTCCTACGGACCTCATGTTCCCCGCTGCCTGGCCCTTGCGCCTTTGCGGCGGGTCTGCCTTTCTACCCTCACCTGTGACACATGAGCCCTTCCCGCCCGGGCGCTTTGGTTCACGTTACCCCTTTAACATCCTGGgactttccccttcctcctccagctgGTCCACATTCCATCCTTCTGCTCCTTTCACGCCCTTCCTCTGCTAGAGCGTCTCCTGTGCGTTTAACCTGGGGCCCTCAGATGCATCTCGCCTGGAGCCATGTAAGGATGGCAGCTCCCAAGTTGACTCTGGGGACAGCACTCACATCTTTACACGACGGCCAGGCAGAACCCAGGTCCCCACACCAGCCTCCGGACCCTTTCTTCCCTCGTCCCGCTCTTGCCGTCGGGTCGTCTTTCTCCCTCAGTCCCTCTGTACAAGGTGACTGGGGGCCAGGCAGCACTTGGCTCGCTCTGGGCTCTTGAGTTGGTCCATCCGGGTTGGCCGAGCGGAAGCCAGGACTCTGGTTGACCCGATCGTCCCATCGGCCACTGGAGAAGGGCAGCTTCAGGCTGCCGTCTGGGTCACCTTCCCCCGGCAGGGCAGCTGTGCCCGGGGAGAAACGGGTGTCGGCTCCTGTGCCATCCTGTCCTGTCTCCTGCTGCCCGACCTGCTGACGAGTGGACTTGGAGTCTAATCCCTCCCACTGGGTTTGCCAAGTCAAACAGGtcctgccacagctgctgagtgtGTGTGGGATTAACCTTGTGAAGTTCTTACCagccttctctttatctttgaaaaGACTTTGAAACGACCTGGAactaacaaaatatatttccacAGGCGTCATATGTCAGACAGCACTTTGATGTTTCATAAATACTAGGGTGTTCATCCTTTCGGTACGGCACGCTCTGTGTATTTGGGTGCATTGTGGTCCTGCTATCAATGTGACAGATAAGTCTTATTAGACAGTGATAATGCATTGGCACTGCAGGAATCTTAGATTGTAAGAAACCACATCTATCTGTAAGATGAATGTGCTGCGATCTTCACAATGAccttatgaaaaattaaaatatttcagttgaaaaatgtattctttttcagagggAGGAAGAACTGGCTTTTGTTATGGCAAATCTTCATTTCCATCACCTTGTGGAGAGGAGCACGTTAGGCTCGGCTGCTGTGTATGTATTCGTATGCGGTGTATTAAATTTTGTACAGTCAGCATAAAGGATCCGGAGTTGATACCATCTTAATATCCTGAGAATAGCTACAAAGACATTCTGTCTTTAATCAGTAGACAGAAGCCAACAGACAAAATTATGTAGCTGTTGCTAAAAACATTGGATTATCCGTCAGTAGCTGTTTGCCTTATTTGCTTGGGTTCAGGGTGACGCACCTTGTGGAGTATGATTTACAGGGCAGGGAAGCTTCATTACTGCCAGATGCTAGTGCACTGAGGTGCTGCAGGTTCTCTGCAGTAGTTTGCATTTTCATGTCTTGAAAGGCAGGCAGACCTGTGGCCCACTTGGCCTGACCTGCAgatgtgtttttgtttggttgggaCAGTGTGTCTGTTAATGGACTTCGGGCCATCAGGTGGGGGACATGCTTTCCGGCTCACTGCTCCTCTCACCCTTCCCCTGGGCCTGAGACTCccatatgcctttttttttttttttttaacgtgaaaTGCTCCCCAGTGCTTCTGAGTTTGTTACGTTATATAGTAACGCGTTTCTTACTGAATGAAAGCTCGTTCATTGTGGCTTTGGGTCTTCTTCTGGGGGAGTCCCTGAGCTGTAGGTCTGTTGTTGGGTGCATTTTCCTGCTGCGCATTCAGCCCCCTGGATGCCGAGACCACTGCGGAGCAGAGCGGAGCTGCTGCCCCGGGTGGATTTCAGAACCATGTTCTGTCATGGTGGTCTGGGGATGCGCAGGGAACACACGCTTCTGCCCGTTTCTATGGAAGTTGGTAGAAGGAACGGGGGGCCATTCTTCTGCGTCTGTGGCACTGAACGTGACTGGGAATCTGTAGAGGGTTGATGAGAGCTGGTGCTTTGAAGGGGTGTTagttttttaaagagtatttccAATTCAAGCATTTTACCTCTGATGTTGACAGgtacattttgttttgctttttagccCCTACGAGCTGCCTCCTCATACCCCCGTTTCGGATGACAGCCCGGAGTGTGGACTGAGTGGCTACCAACTCCACGTTGATATGCACAGCGGGGGAGTTTTCTGCCTGTGTGGCACATTTGGCAACCTCTCCACCAGCAAAGGTAACACTCATTGAGTCTTTTGTTTCAGAGTGGAATTCCAAGGCTGGAGAGGCGAGGGGACCACGTTTTATATCTGAGTTAAGAATTGCCCCCTGGCTGGCCCCTTAACCGTGTCCTGGTCCTCCGTCCTCCCAGACCCTGATCACTAGGACTTGTGCAGTTCCTCAGCTGCTGGCTCCGTCTCCATCATCACCGTCACCCCTGCTCTGCCTTCTGGAATATTCTCTGCTCAGCCTTTCTCCTGGCACTTATTGCTTTGCCCTACCGCatcccccctctcccaccccaacttctgctcttctttctcagagGAGTTTGGTCGATTTGCCAGCAGGGCCAGTGTCGAGCCCGTCCAGGATGAGAGTAAAGGCAGCGAGCCCTCTGTCCTGCACCGTGTTTATCACGCTCACGGAAGCCGAGACGCGGACTGGGGCggacagaggagagaagggaCACCAGTCAAGAGGAGGAAAAGTGGGAATGCAGTGTGCCCTGCTCTGGTTTCTCTGACTGGTTCCTCTTGCTCTCTTTCCTCTGTATCCCATGACCTTGAAGTTTGGTGTAGAGACTTGCATAGACTGAAGTTTAACATTTGTCGTAAGAATATTTTACAGGGGAAACTATGCACTTCGTTTCTGAATATCCTGTTCCCAAAATTCTTTTAGCTAATGGATTTGACATCCATTAATACTCCTTGCCCAAATCAGTTTTTTTGAGTTTAGAAAATGGTGGTTTTAAAATTATGTCATTGTGTCCACTTTTATTAGCTGAGCTTTTGTAAAGAGCTTTCCTTCATCAACTGGGTGGATTCCTGTAATGGCAGGGTAAACGCTtgcatcttttctcttttaaccaCCAATTTTCAGATTAGGAAAGTGATGTAATTGTCGCCTCCTGTGGTGGGAAACGGTTTTGAGTgcactctctcctctctttcttgtTTAGTGTCACTTTGGACTCTTCGGTTTTTATTTACTCGGTAATTTATAATCAATTACAGACATTATTCTTTGTGAACCTAAGTTTGTTCTTTGTGAAGTCCCCAGTTTGGTCAGTGGGATCCACATCAGGCTGGCTTCTGTGCCATTTTCAtagcctcctttctttcttctctgagccGTCTTTGCATTTGTCTCGGGAAGATTCTAGATTTTTCTGTGCTTGTTGGCACCTCTGATAGAGCTGTGACAAATGTGTATATTAACCTAGGGTGGACTGACATCTTCGTCGTTGATTTATCCTACCCGTAAATGTGGAGTGTCTTTCAGTTTGTTCAGAAATACTTTTATGTCTTGTAGGAGTGTATCAGAATTTTCTTCGTACTAATTTTGCACATTTCTTAAGATTGTTAGTAAGTATTTCATCTTTGTTATTTCTGATATTATATCTCCTAATtgttttgtgatgtctttgtgtggttttggtctCAGGCCACTGCTGATCtgatagaatgagttgggaagtattcctaACACTCGAATTTTCCGGAGGATTTTGGGTACAACTGGCAGTATTTCTTAAGTGGTTGGTGGAatgcacctgtgaagccatcagggcCTGGAGCTTGCTTCGTGGGAAGGTTTTAAactacagtttcaatttcttttacAGATGTATGGCTATTTAGGTtatgtatttcttcttgtgtgagctTTGGTATGTTGCGTCTTTCAAGCAATTTGCCTAAATATCAAATAGGTTAAGGTTGATCAGTGGGTTCAGGGATTTTTCAGCCTGCTTCTTCTATTGTAAATTTCTCCATGAATGTTTACCAGATGATGGGTACTTATATCCATCATTTTATTAGAGATTGTAAAATGATGATCCCctaattctgtcattccttctACATCTGTTATTAGCATTCTTTTATAAAGAAGGGTTTTCTATTATCAACTATTTAATTACCAcgaaatataattaatattggAAAGGCATGGTACATGCTTAATTCTTCATTAAtttacaacatagtgattaaTGCTCTAATAGTCTTTGAAGATAACTTGcaagttttttggggggggaggtaTTATGAattcatggattaaaaaaatagaggttATGTTTTTTAGTCCACTTgaagtcattattatttttattgttactgtGATGTTCAAATTGTGCTGTCATCTCATCTCATCTCCTGTTCTTTTGATATGAGTGTGGTCATCTTTGGTAACTTGCTTGTGTTCTAACAGGACAAGATACCTCAGGCTCATTTTGTCTGTTTCCTACCCAGACCTGGAGTTGGCCATTTTCCCTaggagctctggttccttttcGTTCCCACTACACTATGGTATTTAGAGACCATAATCTGCATCCTGGGGATGCACATTGCTCttgggttttcatttcttttagggttTTCAGTAGGCAGAGCTATGAGGTTTGTAGATTTTATAATACGTAGAAATAAATCAtacattcatttaaattaaagaTCTTGGGGTTTTCAATTAACCTTTTTTATTATAcacttatatttcttttcttctgctcaaAGTCTTTGTGCCGAACAacatcaaaatatataataatttcaaaaacagTACTGAAATTATTAGTAATAACCTACTGAATGTTAATTAAGATTTTCCTTGTGGTTCTTTATGTGTTTAAGATATGTCATGTTAGAAAAAGTTAAGTCACCTAAAATAATTCTGCTGTCTGTGGGTATGCTGTCTCTTTGATATACAATTAGAGTGATTTGtttcagttgattttttattttttcaggattCCTTTGCTCctacttttacatttaaaaattacatacaacATTTATATGGTCCAAAGTTGAAGTTACAAAGCAATGTAGTTCAGAGACATTTACTTCTACTCTTGTCCCTtcacttctcttcctttcctcccttcaaaGTTAACCCTTTATATTAGCTAAggtttgttctttaaatgtttctttttgaatacaTAAtgctatatatcaatatattcatatttcttccattttttcttaatgaggCATACTATACTCCCTTTtaagttccttcctttttcccaatTAATAATTTATTCTGGAGattagtctttatttatttttttaatgggcatgttggtttgtttgtttatttatttatttatttatttttggctgtgttgggtcttcgttgctgtgtgcgggcttttctagttgtggcgaacaggggttactcttcgttgtggcgcgcgggcttctcattgcagtggcttctcttgtggagcacgggctctaggcacatgggtttcagtagttgtggcgtgcagggttcagtagttgtggctcgtgggctctagagcacaggctcagtagttgtggcgcacgagcttagctgctccgcggcatgtggagaccagggctcgaacccgtgtcccctgcattggcaggtggattcttaaccactgcgccaccagggaagccctggagattaGTCTTTAGAATGAGATACAgatctttttcattctctctttttaaaacatcCATAGGTAGGTAGTTTGTTAATGTCTTTTTCCGTGGTTTCCAGTCTTTGCTCTTACAGGTGGTGGAATAGCGAATATACAAAGAATAGTGTTGTTCACACATTGCTTCATG is a genomic window of Lagenorhynchus albirostris chromosome 14, mLagAlb1.1, whole genome shotgun sequence containing:
- the FBXO15 gene encoding F-box only protein 15 — its product is MARTPPLGGDGSARGRAGKAAGGSGFRTGRGVRLVAGCAALGHHARLDELCGKSCTGCSVSLDGLPSEILLKILSYLDAVALLRAGCVNRRFYHLANDNFIWIRIYSTAFSPKRSNWKVNSVEKTAVSMNSLSAGDKEAGYWKKEYITKQIASVKAALAQVLKPLHPYTGLPVKTKEALRISGLGWVIILKENNGKEHILDHVDLSFNDSSVTAMWYGKDWPRLVTLSTLDLCGVTPVFLNRSQTPMKNGPRWHSLIAKYNLSHLTESTMLGCDRLIRIFCLHPGLVVGLWKREEELAFVMANLHFHHLVERSTLGSAAVPYELPPHTPVSDDSPECGLSGYQLHVDMHSGGVFCLCGTFGNLSTSKGYIENEYMKLSVISFKNSTEHLPLIGKVGLSWKTNIFDGCIKSCSVMDLTLLEEYGKPFWCFSSPVCMRPSPGPSDGPAFLGETYRVDYADAEGRVHLELVWIEETGEYFIVSLALYLRVAKINHWFGTKY